From Trichoplusia ni isolate ovarian cell line Hi5 chromosome 20, tn1, whole genome shotgun sequence, a single genomic window includes:
- the LOC113503833 gene encoding pyruvate carboxylase, mitochondrial isoform X1 has product MQILKARFALRASASQFQAWSTAKGRTASSDAKKNVEYKPIRSVLVANRGEIAIRVFRACTELGIRSVAIYSEQDKLQMHRQKADESYIVGKGLPPVEAYLSIPEIIRVAKENDVDAVHPGYGLLSERSDFAQAILNAGLRFIGPSPFVVQQMGDKVAARKAAIDAQVPIVPGTDGPVTTKEEALEFCQQHGLPVIFKAAYGGGGRGMRVVREMSEVASSFERASSEALGAFGNGSMFIERFIERPRHIEVQLLGDKAGNVVHLYERDCSVQRRHQKVVEIAPAPHLDPETRKKMTDCAVHLARSVGYENAGTVEFLLDDKGNFYFIEVNARLQVEHTITEEVTGIDLVQSQIRVAEGMTLPEMGLTQDKINAQGFAIQCRVTTEDPANNFQPSTGRIEVFRSGEGMGIRLDSASTYAGAVISPYYDSLLVKVISHAHDLPSSAAKMNRALREFRIRGVKTNIPFLLNVLENQKFLNGAVDTYFIDENPQLFMFKASQNRAQKILNYLGQVLVNGPATPLATKIPPADVKPYIPAVPLDLSPEAIKRQELTGENTAVQPPKGYKQILNEGGPEAFAKAVRQHKGLLLMDTTYRDAHQSLLATRVRTHDLLAVSPYVAHNFSNLYSLENWGGATFDVALRFLHECPWERLRDMRRLIPNIPFQMLLRGANAVGYTNYPDNVVFKFCDMAVKNGMDVFRVFDSLNYLPNLILGMDAAGKAGGVVEAAISYTGDVSDPNKKKYDLKYYVNLADELVKAGTHVLAIKDMAGLLKPQAAKMLIGAIRDRHPDVPIHVHTHDTSGAGVAAMLACAEAGADVVDVAVDSMSGLTSQPSMGALVASLQGTKLDTNIALQTVSEYSAYWEQARTLYGPFEATATMKSGNADVYLNEIPGGQYTNLQFQAFSLGLGSQFEEVKKAYREANLLLGDIIKVTPSSKVVGDLAQFMVQNKLTADEIRARAEDLSFPKSVVEYLQGAIGIPHGGFPEPLRSQVLKDMPRIADRPGKELPPLDFDKLKQDIVESYPEVSDQDVMSAAMYPQVANDFFRIRDKYGPVKHLDTKTFLVGPKVGETIEVKIERGKTLDIKTIAVSDEMTAAGEREVFFELNGQLRSVFIRDENASKEMKIHPKAVKGDKNQVGAPMPGTVLTIKVKEGDKVEKGQPIAVLSAMKMEMIVQAPKAGTVKTVSITNGQKLEGDDLICTIED; this is encoded by the exons GACGCCAAGAAGAATGTGGAATACAAGCCAATCAGGAGCGTCCTGGTGGCGAACAGAGGAGAGATCGCCATCCGAGTGTTCAGAGCATGTACCGAGCTGGGGATCAGATCGGTAGCCATCTACAGTGAGCAGGATAAGCTGCAGATGCACAG aCAAAAGGCTGACGAGTCATACATAGTTGGTAAGGGTCTACCGCCAGTGGAGGCGTACCTCAGCATTCCTGAGATCATCAGGGTAGCCAAGGAAAACGATGTTGATGCCGTCCACCCCGGTTATGGGCTGCTGTCTGAAAG ATCAGACTTCGCCCAAGCGATCCTTAACGCTGGACTTCGGTTCATCGGTCCCTCGCCGTTTGTGGTTCAGCAGATGGGTGACAAGGTCGCCGCCAGAAAAGCTGCTATTGATGCCC AGGTTCCAATCGTCCCCGGTACGGACGGGCCCGTCACAACCAAGGAGGAAGCACTGGAGTTCTGTCAACAGCATGGACTTCCTGTTATCTTCAAG GCAGCCTATGGCGGTGGTGGTCGCGGTATGCGAGTGGTGCGCGAGATGAGTGAGGTGGCGTCCTCCTTCGAGAGGGCCTCCTCCGAGGCGCTCGGGGCCTTCGGGAACGGGTCCATGTTCATCGAGAGGTTTATCGAGAGACCCAGGCATATTGAGGTGCAGCTGTTGG GTGACAAGGCTGGTAACGTGGTCCACTTATATGAGCGCGACTGCTCTGTACAGCGGAGACATCAGAAGGTTGTGGAGATCGCGCCCGCACCACATCTTGACCCTGAG ACCAGGAAGAAGATGACAGACTGCGCGGTGCATCTGGCGCGGTCCGTGGGCTACGAGAACGCGGGTACTGTGGAGTTCCTGTTGGACGACAAGGGCAACTTCTACTTCATTGAGGTTAACGCCAG ATTACAAGTAGAACACACAATCACAGAAGAAGTAACCGGCATCGATTTAGTACAATCTCAAATACGTGTGGCTGAAGGTATGACTCTACCTGAGATGGGACTGACACAAGACAAGATTAACGCGCAAGGGTTCGCCATACAGTGCAGAGTGACCACTGAAGACCCCGCGAACAACTTCCAACCTAGCACCGGAAGGATTGAAGTGTTTAG GTCTGGTGAGGGTATGGGTATCCGTTTGGACTCCGCTTCGACTTACGCTGGCGCTGTCATCTCACCATACTACGACTCGCTTCTTGTTAAG GTAATCTCCCACGCACATGACCTGCCATCATCAGCAGCTAAAATGAACCGAGCGCTGCGCGAGTTCCGTATCCGAGGCGTGAAGACCAACATACCCTTCTTACTGAACGTACTTGAGAACCAGAAGTTCCTTAATG GTGCCGTCGATACTTACTTCATCGACGAGAACCCACAGCTATTCATGTTCAAGGCATCTCAGAACAGAGCCCAGAAGATCCTGAACTACCTTGGACAAGTCCTAGTAAATGGCCCCGCTACCCCCCTGGCCACTAAGATACCGCCGGCTGATGTCAAACCTTACATTCCTGCGGTACCTTTGG ACCTATCCCCAGAGGCTATTAAAAGACAAGAACTAACAGGGGAAAATACAG CCGTTCAACCACCAAAAGGCTACAAGCAGATCTTAAACGAAGGCGGTCCCGAAGCATTCGCGAAGGCCGTACGCCAGCACAAGGGTCTACTTTTAATGGACACCACATACAGAGATGCCCATCAGTCCCTGTTAGCGACCAGAGTCAGGACCCACGACTTGCTGGCCGTGTCGCCATATGTCGCACATAACTTCAGCAACTTGTATTCGCTTGAAAACTGGGGTGGAGCCACTTTTGATGTCGCTTTgag GTTCCTTCACGAGTGTCCGTGGGAGCGTCTGCGTGACATGAGGCGCTTGATCCCCAACATCCCCTTCCAGATGTTGTTGCGAGGTGCCAACGCTGTCGGCTACACCAACTACCCTGACAACGTCGTCTTCAAGTTCTGTGATATGGCT GTCAAAAACGGCATGGACGTCTTCAGAGTATTCGACTCTTTGAACTATCTCCCGAACTTGATCCTCGGTATGGACGCGGCTGGTAAAGCCGGCGGTGTGGTCGAAGCCGCTATCTCTTACACCGGTGACGTATCAGACCCCAACAAGAAGAAGTACGACCTTAAGTACTATGTGAACCTAGCTGATGAACTGGTAAAGGCAGGAACCCATGTGCTCGCTATTAAGGATATGGCGGGATTATTGAAACCTCAGGCAGCTAA GATGTTGATTGGCGCGATCCGCGACCGTCACCCAGACGTCCCCATCCACGTCCACACCCACGACACGTCGGGTGCCGGTGTGGCCGCCATGTTGGCGTGTGCTGAGGCCGGGGCTGACGTAGTGGATGTCGCTGTGGACTCCATGTCAGGCCTCACCAGTCAACCCAGTATGGGAGCACTCGTGGCCTCGCTGCAAGGAACAAAACTGGATACTA ACATCGCCCTCCAAACGGTATCAGAATACTCAGCGTACTGGGAACAAGCCCGTACTCTGTACGGACCCTTCGAGGCCACGGCTACCATGAAGTCTGGTAACGCCGACGTCTACCTTAACGAGATTCCCGGAGGACAGTACACCAACCTGCAGTTCCAGGCCTTCTCTCTCGGTTTGGGAAGCCAGTTTGAAGAAGTTAAGAAAGCATATAG GGAGGCCAACCTTCTCCTTGGTGACATCATCAAGGTAACTCCTTCATCCAAGGTAGTGGGAGACCTCGCGCAGTTCATGGTACAGAACAAGCTGACGGCGGATGAGATCCGCGCGCGTGCTGAAGACCTGTCCTTCCCCAAGTCTGTGGTGGAGTACCTGCAGGGAGCCATCGGTATCCCACACGGAGGATTCCCGGAACCACTCAG gtCACAAGTATTGAAGGATATGCCTAGAATCGCAGACAGGCCTGGCAAGGAACTGCCTCCATTAGACTTCGACAAACTGAAACAAGATATCGTTGAAAGTTATCCTGAG GTATCTGACCAAGATGTCATGTCTGCCGCTATGTACCCACAAGTGGCGAACGATTTCTTCCGCATCCGAGACAAGTACGGACCCGTCAAGCATTTGGACACCAAGACTTTCCTTGTTGGACCTAAA GTTGGAGAAACGATAGAAGTTAAGATCGAGCGTGGAAAGACATTAGACATTAAGACCATTGCCGTGTCTGACGAGATGACCGCGGCCGGAGAGAGAGAGGTGTTCTTCGAGCTGAACGGACAACTGCGGTCTGTGTTCATTAGGGACGAGAACGCTAGCAAG GAAATGAAAATCCATCCAAAGGCTGTGAAGGGTGACAAGAACCAGGTCGGAGCGCCGATGCCAGGAACAGTACTCA CAATCAAGGTGAAAGAAGGTGACAAAGTCGAGAAGGGCCAGCCCATCGCCGTCCTCTCCGCCATGAAAATGGAAATGATCGTCCAAGCGCCCAAAGCGGGAACAGTGAAGACCGTGTCCATCACGAATGGACAGAAACTCGAGGGAGACGACCTAATCTGCACCATCGAGGACTAG
- the LOC113503833 gene encoding pyruvate carboxylase, mitochondrial isoform X2, translated as MQILKARFALRASASQFQAWSTAKGRTASSDAKKNVEYKPIRSVLVANRGEIAIRVFRACTELGIRSVAIYSEQDKLQMHRQKADESYIVGKGLPPVEAYLSIPEIIRVAKENDVDAVHPGYGLLSERSDFAQAILNAGLRFIGPSPFVVQQMGDKVAARKAAIDAQVPIVPGTDGPVTTKEEALEFCQQHGLPVIFKAAYGGGGRGMRVVREMSEVASSFERASSEALGAFGNGSMFIERFIERPRHIEVQLLGDKAGNVVHLYERDCSVQRRHQKVVEIAPAPHLDPETRKKMTDCAVHLARSVGYENAGTVEFLLDDKGNFYFIEVNARLQVEHTITEEVTGIDLVQSQIRVAEGMTLPEMGLTQDKINAQGFAIQCRVTTEDPANNFQPSTGRIEVFRSGEGMGIRLDSASTYAGAVISPYYDSLLVKVISHAHDLPSSAAKMNRALREFRIRGVKTNIPFLLNVLENQKFLNGAVDTYFIDENPQLFMFKASQNRAQKILNYLGQVLVNGPATPLATKIPPADVKPYIPAVPLAVQPPKGYKQILNEGGPEAFAKAVRQHKGLLLMDTTYRDAHQSLLATRVRTHDLLAVSPYVAHNFSNLYSLENWGGATFDVALRFLHECPWERLRDMRRLIPNIPFQMLLRGANAVGYTNYPDNVVFKFCDMAVKNGMDVFRVFDSLNYLPNLILGMDAAGKAGGVVEAAISYTGDVSDPNKKKYDLKYYVNLADELVKAGTHVLAIKDMAGLLKPQAAKMLIGAIRDRHPDVPIHVHTHDTSGAGVAAMLACAEAGADVVDVAVDSMSGLTSQPSMGALVASLQGTKLDTNIALQTVSEYSAYWEQARTLYGPFEATATMKSGNADVYLNEIPGGQYTNLQFQAFSLGLGSQFEEVKKAYREANLLLGDIIKVTPSSKVVGDLAQFMVQNKLTADEIRARAEDLSFPKSVVEYLQGAIGIPHGGFPEPLRSQVLKDMPRIADRPGKELPPLDFDKLKQDIVESYPEVSDQDVMSAAMYPQVANDFFRIRDKYGPVKHLDTKTFLVGPKVGETIEVKIERGKTLDIKTIAVSDEMTAAGEREVFFELNGQLRSVFIRDENASKEMKIHPKAVKGDKNQVGAPMPGTVLTIKVKEGDKVEKGQPIAVLSAMKMEMIVQAPKAGTVKTVSITNGQKLEGDDLICTIED; from the exons GACGCCAAGAAGAATGTGGAATACAAGCCAATCAGGAGCGTCCTGGTGGCGAACAGAGGAGAGATCGCCATCCGAGTGTTCAGAGCATGTACCGAGCTGGGGATCAGATCGGTAGCCATCTACAGTGAGCAGGATAAGCTGCAGATGCACAG aCAAAAGGCTGACGAGTCATACATAGTTGGTAAGGGTCTACCGCCAGTGGAGGCGTACCTCAGCATTCCTGAGATCATCAGGGTAGCCAAGGAAAACGATGTTGATGCCGTCCACCCCGGTTATGGGCTGCTGTCTGAAAG ATCAGACTTCGCCCAAGCGATCCTTAACGCTGGACTTCGGTTCATCGGTCCCTCGCCGTTTGTGGTTCAGCAGATGGGTGACAAGGTCGCCGCCAGAAAAGCTGCTATTGATGCCC AGGTTCCAATCGTCCCCGGTACGGACGGGCCCGTCACAACCAAGGAGGAAGCACTGGAGTTCTGTCAACAGCATGGACTTCCTGTTATCTTCAAG GCAGCCTATGGCGGTGGTGGTCGCGGTATGCGAGTGGTGCGCGAGATGAGTGAGGTGGCGTCCTCCTTCGAGAGGGCCTCCTCCGAGGCGCTCGGGGCCTTCGGGAACGGGTCCATGTTCATCGAGAGGTTTATCGAGAGACCCAGGCATATTGAGGTGCAGCTGTTGG GTGACAAGGCTGGTAACGTGGTCCACTTATATGAGCGCGACTGCTCTGTACAGCGGAGACATCAGAAGGTTGTGGAGATCGCGCCCGCACCACATCTTGACCCTGAG ACCAGGAAGAAGATGACAGACTGCGCGGTGCATCTGGCGCGGTCCGTGGGCTACGAGAACGCGGGTACTGTGGAGTTCCTGTTGGACGACAAGGGCAACTTCTACTTCATTGAGGTTAACGCCAG ATTACAAGTAGAACACACAATCACAGAAGAAGTAACCGGCATCGATTTAGTACAATCTCAAATACGTGTGGCTGAAGGTATGACTCTACCTGAGATGGGACTGACACAAGACAAGATTAACGCGCAAGGGTTCGCCATACAGTGCAGAGTGACCACTGAAGACCCCGCGAACAACTTCCAACCTAGCACCGGAAGGATTGAAGTGTTTAG GTCTGGTGAGGGTATGGGTATCCGTTTGGACTCCGCTTCGACTTACGCTGGCGCTGTCATCTCACCATACTACGACTCGCTTCTTGTTAAG GTAATCTCCCACGCACATGACCTGCCATCATCAGCAGCTAAAATGAACCGAGCGCTGCGCGAGTTCCGTATCCGAGGCGTGAAGACCAACATACCCTTCTTACTGAACGTACTTGAGAACCAGAAGTTCCTTAATG GTGCCGTCGATACTTACTTCATCGACGAGAACCCACAGCTATTCATGTTCAAGGCATCTCAGAACAGAGCCCAGAAGATCCTGAACTACCTTGGACAAGTCCTAGTAAATGGCCCCGCTACCCCCCTGGCCACTAAGATACCGCCGGCTGATGTCAAACCTTACATTCCTGCGGTACCTTTGG CCGTTCAACCACCAAAAGGCTACAAGCAGATCTTAAACGAAGGCGGTCCCGAAGCATTCGCGAAGGCCGTACGCCAGCACAAGGGTCTACTTTTAATGGACACCACATACAGAGATGCCCATCAGTCCCTGTTAGCGACCAGAGTCAGGACCCACGACTTGCTGGCCGTGTCGCCATATGTCGCACATAACTTCAGCAACTTGTATTCGCTTGAAAACTGGGGTGGAGCCACTTTTGATGTCGCTTTgag GTTCCTTCACGAGTGTCCGTGGGAGCGTCTGCGTGACATGAGGCGCTTGATCCCCAACATCCCCTTCCAGATGTTGTTGCGAGGTGCCAACGCTGTCGGCTACACCAACTACCCTGACAACGTCGTCTTCAAGTTCTGTGATATGGCT GTCAAAAACGGCATGGACGTCTTCAGAGTATTCGACTCTTTGAACTATCTCCCGAACTTGATCCTCGGTATGGACGCGGCTGGTAAAGCCGGCGGTGTGGTCGAAGCCGCTATCTCTTACACCGGTGACGTATCAGACCCCAACAAGAAGAAGTACGACCTTAAGTACTATGTGAACCTAGCTGATGAACTGGTAAAGGCAGGAACCCATGTGCTCGCTATTAAGGATATGGCGGGATTATTGAAACCTCAGGCAGCTAA GATGTTGATTGGCGCGATCCGCGACCGTCACCCAGACGTCCCCATCCACGTCCACACCCACGACACGTCGGGTGCCGGTGTGGCCGCCATGTTGGCGTGTGCTGAGGCCGGGGCTGACGTAGTGGATGTCGCTGTGGACTCCATGTCAGGCCTCACCAGTCAACCCAGTATGGGAGCACTCGTGGCCTCGCTGCAAGGAACAAAACTGGATACTA ACATCGCCCTCCAAACGGTATCAGAATACTCAGCGTACTGGGAACAAGCCCGTACTCTGTACGGACCCTTCGAGGCCACGGCTACCATGAAGTCTGGTAACGCCGACGTCTACCTTAACGAGATTCCCGGAGGACAGTACACCAACCTGCAGTTCCAGGCCTTCTCTCTCGGTTTGGGAAGCCAGTTTGAAGAAGTTAAGAAAGCATATAG GGAGGCCAACCTTCTCCTTGGTGACATCATCAAGGTAACTCCTTCATCCAAGGTAGTGGGAGACCTCGCGCAGTTCATGGTACAGAACAAGCTGACGGCGGATGAGATCCGCGCGCGTGCTGAAGACCTGTCCTTCCCCAAGTCTGTGGTGGAGTACCTGCAGGGAGCCATCGGTATCCCACACGGAGGATTCCCGGAACCACTCAG gtCACAAGTATTGAAGGATATGCCTAGAATCGCAGACAGGCCTGGCAAGGAACTGCCTCCATTAGACTTCGACAAACTGAAACAAGATATCGTTGAAAGTTATCCTGAG GTATCTGACCAAGATGTCATGTCTGCCGCTATGTACCCACAAGTGGCGAACGATTTCTTCCGCATCCGAGACAAGTACGGACCCGTCAAGCATTTGGACACCAAGACTTTCCTTGTTGGACCTAAA GTTGGAGAAACGATAGAAGTTAAGATCGAGCGTGGAAAGACATTAGACATTAAGACCATTGCCGTGTCTGACGAGATGACCGCGGCCGGAGAGAGAGAGGTGTTCTTCGAGCTGAACGGACAACTGCGGTCTGTGTTCATTAGGGACGAGAACGCTAGCAAG GAAATGAAAATCCATCCAAAGGCTGTGAAGGGTGACAAGAACCAGGTCGGAGCGCCGATGCCAGGAACAGTACTCA CAATCAAGGTGAAAGAAGGTGACAAAGTCGAGAAGGGCCAGCCCATCGCCGTCCTCTCCGCCATGAAAATGGAAATGATCGTCCAAGCGCCCAAAGCGGGAACAGTGAAGACCGTGTCCATCACGAATGGACAGAAACTCGAGGGAGACGACCTAATCTGCACCATCGAGGACTAG
- the LOC113503833 gene encoding pyruvate carboxylase, mitochondrial isoform X3 — protein sequence MQILKARFALRASASQFQAWSTAKGRTASSDAKKNVEYKPIRSVLVANRGEIAIRVFRACTELGIRSVAIYSEQDKLQMHRQKADESYIVGKGLPPVEAYLSIPEIIRVAKENDVDAVHPGYGLLSERSDFAQAILNAGLRFIGPSPFVVQQMGDKVAARKAAIDAQVPIVPGTDGPVTTKEEALEFCQQHGLPVIFKAAYGGGGRGMRVVREMSEVASSFERASSEALGAFGNGSMFIERFIERPRHIEVQLLGDKAGNVVHLYERDCSVQRRHQKVVEIAPAPHLDPETRKKMTDCAVHLARSVGYENAGTVEFLLDDKGNFYFIEVNARLQVEHTITEEVTGIDLVQSQIRVAEGMTLPEMGLTQDKINAQGFAIQCRVTTEDPANNFQPSTGRIEVFRSGEGMGIRLDSASTYAGAVISPYYDSLLVKVISHAHDLPSSAAKMNRALREFRIRGVKTNIPFLLNVLENQKFLNGAVDTYFIDENPQLFMFKASQNRAQKILNYLGQVLVNGPATPLATKIPPADVKPYIPAVPLDLSPEAIKRQELTGENTAVQPPKGYKQILNEGGPEAFAKAVRQHKGLLLMDTTYRDAHQSLLATRVRTHDLLAVSPYVAHNFSNLYSLENWGGATFDVALRFLHECPWERLRDMRRLIPNIPFQMLLRGANAVGYTNYPDNVVFKFCDMAVKNGMDVFRVFDSLNYLPNLILGMDAAGKAGGVVEAAISYTGDVSDPNKKKYDLKYYVNLADELVKAGTHVLAIKDMAGLLKPQAAKMLIGAIRDRHPDVPIHVHTHDTSGAGVAAMLACAEAGADVVDVAVDSMSGLTSQPSMGALVASLQGTKLDTNIALQTVSEYSAYWEQARTLYGPFEATATMKSGNADVYLNEIPGGQYTNLQFQAFSLGLGSQFEEVKKAYREANLLLGDIIKVTPSSKVVGDLAQFMVQNKLTADEIRARAEDLSFPKSVVEYLQGAIGIPHGGFPEPLRSQVLKDMPRIADRPGKELPPLDFDKLKQDIVESYPEVGETIEVKIERGKTLDIKTIAVSDEMTAAGEREVFFELNGQLRSVFIRDENASKEMKIHPKAVKGDKNQVGAPMPGTVLTIKVKEGDKVEKGQPIAVLSAMKMEMIVQAPKAGTVKTVSITNGQKLEGDDLICTIED from the exons GACGCCAAGAAGAATGTGGAATACAAGCCAATCAGGAGCGTCCTGGTGGCGAACAGAGGAGAGATCGCCATCCGAGTGTTCAGAGCATGTACCGAGCTGGGGATCAGATCGGTAGCCATCTACAGTGAGCAGGATAAGCTGCAGATGCACAG aCAAAAGGCTGACGAGTCATACATAGTTGGTAAGGGTCTACCGCCAGTGGAGGCGTACCTCAGCATTCCTGAGATCATCAGGGTAGCCAAGGAAAACGATGTTGATGCCGTCCACCCCGGTTATGGGCTGCTGTCTGAAAG ATCAGACTTCGCCCAAGCGATCCTTAACGCTGGACTTCGGTTCATCGGTCCCTCGCCGTTTGTGGTTCAGCAGATGGGTGACAAGGTCGCCGCCAGAAAAGCTGCTATTGATGCCC AGGTTCCAATCGTCCCCGGTACGGACGGGCCCGTCACAACCAAGGAGGAAGCACTGGAGTTCTGTCAACAGCATGGACTTCCTGTTATCTTCAAG GCAGCCTATGGCGGTGGTGGTCGCGGTATGCGAGTGGTGCGCGAGATGAGTGAGGTGGCGTCCTCCTTCGAGAGGGCCTCCTCCGAGGCGCTCGGGGCCTTCGGGAACGGGTCCATGTTCATCGAGAGGTTTATCGAGAGACCCAGGCATATTGAGGTGCAGCTGTTGG GTGACAAGGCTGGTAACGTGGTCCACTTATATGAGCGCGACTGCTCTGTACAGCGGAGACATCAGAAGGTTGTGGAGATCGCGCCCGCACCACATCTTGACCCTGAG ACCAGGAAGAAGATGACAGACTGCGCGGTGCATCTGGCGCGGTCCGTGGGCTACGAGAACGCGGGTACTGTGGAGTTCCTGTTGGACGACAAGGGCAACTTCTACTTCATTGAGGTTAACGCCAG ATTACAAGTAGAACACACAATCACAGAAGAAGTAACCGGCATCGATTTAGTACAATCTCAAATACGTGTGGCTGAAGGTATGACTCTACCTGAGATGGGACTGACACAAGACAAGATTAACGCGCAAGGGTTCGCCATACAGTGCAGAGTGACCACTGAAGACCCCGCGAACAACTTCCAACCTAGCACCGGAAGGATTGAAGTGTTTAG GTCTGGTGAGGGTATGGGTATCCGTTTGGACTCCGCTTCGACTTACGCTGGCGCTGTCATCTCACCATACTACGACTCGCTTCTTGTTAAG GTAATCTCCCACGCACATGACCTGCCATCATCAGCAGCTAAAATGAACCGAGCGCTGCGCGAGTTCCGTATCCGAGGCGTGAAGACCAACATACCCTTCTTACTGAACGTACTTGAGAACCAGAAGTTCCTTAATG GTGCCGTCGATACTTACTTCATCGACGAGAACCCACAGCTATTCATGTTCAAGGCATCTCAGAACAGAGCCCAGAAGATCCTGAACTACCTTGGACAAGTCCTAGTAAATGGCCCCGCTACCCCCCTGGCCACTAAGATACCGCCGGCTGATGTCAAACCTTACATTCCTGCGGTACCTTTGG ACCTATCCCCAGAGGCTATTAAAAGACAAGAACTAACAGGGGAAAATACAG CCGTTCAACCACCAAAAGGCTACAAGCAGATCTTAAACGAAGGCGGTCCCGAAGCATTCGCGAAGGCCGTACGCCAGCACAAGGGTCTACTTTTAATGGACACCACATACAGAGATGCCCATCAGTCCCTGTTAGCGACCAGAGTCAGGACCCACGACTTGCTGGCCGTGTCGCCATATGTCGCACATAACTTCAGCAACTTGTATTCGCTTGAAAACTGGGGTGGAGCCACTTTTGATGTCGCTTTgag GTTCCTTCACGAGTGTCCGTGGGAGCGTCTGCGTGACATGAGGCGCTTGATCCCCAACATCCCCTTCCAGATGTTGTTGCGAGGTGCCAACGCTGTCGGCTACACCAACTACCCTGACAACGTCGTCTTCAAGTTCTGTGATATGGCT GTCAAAAACGGCATGGACGTCTTCAGAGTATTCGACTCTTTGAACTATCTCCCGAACTTGATCCTCGGTATGGACGCGGCTGGTAAAGCCGGCGGTGTGGTCGAAGCCGCTATCTCTTACACCGGTGACGTATCAGACCCCAACAAGAAGAAGTACGACCTTAAGTACTATGTGAACCTAGCTGATGAACTGGTAAAGGCAGGAACCCATGTGCTCGCTATTAAGGATATGGCGGGATTATTGAAACCTCAGGCAGCTAA GATGTTGATTGGCGCGATCCGCGACCGTCACCCAGACGTCCCCATCCACGTCCACACCCACGACACGTCGGGTGCCGGTGTGGCCGCCATGTTGGCGTGTGCTGAGGCCGGGGCTGACGTAGTGGATGTCGCTGTGGACTCCATGTCAGGCCTCACCAGTCAACCCAGTATGGGAGCACTCGTGGCCTCGCTGCAAGGAACAAAACTGGATACTA ACATCGCCCTCCAAACGGTATCAGAATACTCAGCGTACTGGGAACAAGCCCGTACTCTGTACGGACCCTTCGAGGCCACGGCTACCATGAAGTCTGGTAACGCCGACGTCTACCTTAACGAGATTCCCGGAGGACAGTACACCAACCTGCAGTTCCAGGCCTTCTCTCTCGGTTTGGGAAGCCAGTTTGAAGAAGTTAAGAAAGCATATAG GGAGGCCAACCTTCTCCTTGGTGACATCATCAAGGTAACTCCTTCATCCAAGGTAGTGGGAGACCTCGCGCAGTTCATGGTACAGAACAAGCTGACGGCGGATGAGATCCGCGCGCGTGCTGAAGACCTGTCCTTCCCCAAGTCTGTGGTGGAGTACCTGCAGGGAGCCATCGGTATCCCACACGGAGGATTCCCGGAACCACTCAG gtCACAAGTATTGAAGGATATGCCTAGAATCGCAGACAGGCCTGGCAAGGAACTGCCTCCATTAGACTTCGACAAACTGAAACAAGATATCGTTGAAAGTTATCCTGAG GTTGGAGAAACGATAGAAGTTAAGATCGAGCGTGGAAAGACATTAGACATTAAGACCATTGCCGTGTCTGACGAGATGACCGCGGCCGGAGAGAGAGAGGTGTTCTTCGAGCTGAACGGACAACTGCGGTCTGTGTTCATTAGGGACGAGAACGCTAGCAAG GAAATGAAAATCCATCCAAAGGCTGTGAAGGGTGACAAGAACCAGGTCGGAGCGCCGATGCCAGGAACAGTACTCA CAATCAAGGTGAAAGAAGGTGACAAAGTCGAGAAGGGCCAGCCCATCGCCGTCCTCTCCGCCATGAAAATGGAAATGATCGTCCAAGCGCCCAAAGCGGGAACAGTGAAGACCGTGTCCATCACGAATGGACAGAAACTCGAGGGAGACGACCTAATCTGCACCATCGAGGACTAG